Proteins encoded within one genomic window of Sphaerotilus montanus:
- a CDS encoding UDP-N-acetylmuramoyl-L-alanyl-D-glutamate--2,6-diaminopimelate ligase, whose protein sequence is MGRTAQLPDLPAVLDWLRGLAPGAALRTDSRQVRAGDLFIAWPGYAQDGRVHVAAALAAGAVACLVEADGVEAFGFDDARIAAVPGLKPQTAALADAWHGQPSAALSVIATTGTNGKTSTAWWTAQALSLSGRRCGVVGTLGVGEPPSRVAPEARVVATGLTTPDPVTLHRGLRDFVDRGFSACVMEASSIGVAEHRLDAVRIQVALYTNFTPDHLDYHGSMAAYWQAKRALFDWPGLRAAVVNLDDPQGALLAEELAARGDLDVWTYALQPRATPARLQALDLHYEADGLCFTVQEGGEAVPVRTGLIGDYNVANVLAVFGGLRALGLSLAGIAPLAADFTPVPGRMQRVEVPASAGPLPQVVVDYAHTPDALDKALQALRPFAVARGGRLWCVFGCGGNRDAGKRPVMGRIAQTLADEVVITSDNPRHEVPATILAQIAAGCVPSPHLRVLEDRATAIARALAEAGPADVVLIAGKGHEDYQETAGAKRFFSDLGEAATALQRRVSHRS, encoded by the coding sequence ATGGGCCGCACTGCACAGTTGCCGGACCTGCCGGCGGTGCTGGACTGGCTGCGCGGGCTGGCCCCGGGCGCCGCGCTGCGCACCGACAGCCGCCAGGTGCGGGCCGGCGACCTCTTCATCGCGTGGCCTGGCTACGCACAGGATGGTCGGGTCCATGTGGCGGCGGCGCTCGCGGCGGGGGCGGTGGCCTGTCTGGTCGAGGCCGACGGGGTCGAGGCCTTCGGTTTCGACGATGCGCGCATCGCGGCCGTTCCCGGGCTGAAGCCGCAGACGGCTGCACTGGCGGACGCCTGGCACGGCCAGCCGAGCGCGGCGCTGTCCGTCATCGCCACCACCGGCACCAACGGCAAGACCTCCACCGCCTGGTGGACTGCGCAGGCGCTGAGCCTGTCCGGCCGGCGCTGCGGCGTGGTCGGCACGCTGGGCGTGGGCGAGCCGCCGAGCCGCGTGGCGCCCGAGGCCCGCGTCGTGGCCACCGGCCTGACCACGCCCGACCCGGTCACCTTGCACCGCGGCCTGCGCGACTTCGTCGACCGCGGCTTCTCGGCCTGCGTGATGGAGGCCTCGTCGATCGGCGTGGCCGAGCACCGGCTGGACGCGGTGCGCATCCAGGTGGCGCTCTACACCAACTTCACGCCCGACCACCTCGACTACCACGGCAGCATGGCCGCCTACTGGCAGGCCAAGCGGGCGCTGTTCGACTGGCCGGGTCTGCGCGCCGCCGTGGTCAATCTCGACGACCCGCAGGGCGCCCTGCTGGCGGAAGAACTCGCGGCACGCGGTGACCTGGACGTCTGGACCTATGCCCTGCAGCCGCGCGCCACCCCGGCACGGTTGCAGGCGCTGGACCTGCACTACGAGGCCGACGGGCTGTGTTTCACCGTGCAGGAAGGCGGCGAGGCGGTGCCGGTGCGCACCGGGCTGATCGGCGACTACAACGTCGCCAACGTGCTCGCCGTGTTCGGCGGGCTGCGGGCGCTGGGTCTGTCGCTGGCCGGGATCGCGCCGCTGGCGGCCGACTTCACGCCGGTGCCGGGGCGCATGCAGCGTGTCGAGGTGCCCGCCAGCGCGGGCCCGCTGCCGCAGGTGGTCGTCGATTACGCCCACACGCCCGACGCGCTCGACAAGGCCTTGCAGGCGCTGCGGCCGTTCGCGGTGGCGCGGGGCGGGCGGCTGTGGTGCGTGTTCGGCTGCGGTGGCAACCGCGACGCCGGCAAGCGCCCGGTGATGGGCCGCATCGCGCAGACACTGGCCGACGAGGTGGTGATCACCAGCGACAACCCGCGCCACGAGGTGCCCGCCACCATCCTGGCGCAGATTGCTGCTGGTTGCGTGCCCTCGCCCCATCTGCGTGTCCTGGAGGACCGCGCGACCGCCATCGCACGCGCGCTCGCCGAGGCCGGACCGGCCGATGTCGTGCTCATCGCCGGCAAGGGCCACGAGGATTATCAGGAGACGGCAGGCGCGAAGCGCTTTTTTTCAGATCTGGGCGAGGCGGCCACTGCGCTACAACGCCGTGTGTCCCACCGCTCCTGA
- a CDS encoding UDP-N-acetylmuramoyl-tripeptide--D-alanyl-D-alanine ligase yields the protein MFHEFMTLGEAHALVAARLPGTRLVGDPATALQRVHTDTRSLRAGDLFVALRGERFDAHSFLPQAGAAGAVAAIAERGLAEAGLAGLEVPDTLRALQALAEGWRTSLTLPLIAVTGSNGKTTVTQMVASILRTAHGDAAHATAGNLNNHIGVPLTVLGLRRHHRIAVIELGMNHPGEIAELARIAQPTVALVNNAQREHLEFMKTVEAVARENGAVIASLPADGVAVFPADDDYTPLWRTLAGARPVSTFALDAGTGATLTAQADWQGDHWDARLQTPAGALVLALAVAGQHNVRNALAAAGCALAAGVPAEAVRDGLAAFEPVKGRSQVQRLDWRGRTITLVDDSYNANPDSVRAAIDVLAALPGPRWLVLGDMGEVGDQGPEFHSEVGRYASEKGIDCVWTAGILAAHAAQAIVPPTVVQHHADAAALVAAMRTEGAALPEAQSVLVKGSRFMKMEQVVAELKGGRTSPGEQHAH from the coding sequence ATGTTCCACGAATTCATGACCCTGGGCGAGGCCCACGCCCTGGTGGCGGCACGTCTGCCCGGCACGCGGCTGGTCGGCGATCCGGCCACGGCGCTGCAGCGCGTTCACACCGACACCCGCAGCCTGCGCGCGGGCGACCTGTTCGTCGCGCTGCGCGGCGAGCGCTTCGACGCCCACAGCTTCCTGCCGCAGGCGGGGGCCGCCGGTGCCGTGGCCGCCATCGCCGAGCGTGGACTGGCCGAGGCCGGACTGGCCGGACTGGAAGTGCCCGACACGCTGCGCGCGCTGCAGGCGCTGGCCGAGGGCTGGCGCACCAGCCTGACACTGCCGCTGATCGCGGTGACCGGCAGCAACGGCAAGACCACCGTGACGCAGATGGTCGCGTCCATCCTGCGCACTGCCCATGGCGACGCCGCCCACGCCACCGCCGGCAACCTGAACAACCACATCGGCGTGCCGCTGACGGTGCTGGGCCTGCGCCGCCACCACCGCATCGCGGTGATCGAGCTGGGCATGAACCACCCCGGCGAGATCGCCGAACTGGCGCGCATCGCGCAGCCGACGGTCGCGCTGGTGAACAACGCGCAGCGCGAGCATCTCGAATTCATGAAGACCGTGGAAGCGGTGGCGCGCGAGAACGGCGCGGTGATCGCGTCGCTGCCGGCCGACGGCGTGGCCGTGTTCCCGGCCGACGACGACTACACGCCGCTGTGGCGCACCCTGGCGGGCGCACGGCCGGTGTCCACCTTCGCGCTCGACGCCGGCACGGGGGCGACGCTCACCGCGCAGGCCGACTGGCAGGGTGACCACTGGGATGCCCGTCTGCAGACACCGGCGGGCGCGCTGGTACTGGCGCTGGCCGTGGCGGGTCAGCACAACGTGCGCAATGCGCTGGCGGCGGCGGGGTGCGCCCTGGCGGCGGGTGTGCCGGCCGAGGCGGTGCGCGACGGGCTGGCGGCCTTCGAGCCGGTCAAGGGCCGCTCGCAGGTGCAGCGCCTCGACTGGCGCGGCCGCACGATCACCCTGGTTGACGACAGCTACAACGCCAATCCCGACTCGGTGCGGGCCGCCATCGACGTGCTGGCCGCGCTGCCCGGGCCGCGCTGGCTGGTGCTGGGCGACATGGGCGAGGTCGGCGACCAGGGGCCGGAGTTCCATTCTGAAGTCGGCCGCTACGCCTCGGAAAAAGGCATCGATTGCGTCTGGACCGCAGGCATACTCGCGGCCCACGCCGCGCAGGCCATCGTGCCGCCGACCGTGGTGCAGCACCATGCCGACGCAGCCGCCCTCGTGGCGGCGATGCGGACCGAGGGCGCTGCGCTGCCCGAGGCGCAGTCGGTGCTGGTCAAGGGTTCGCGCTTCATGAAGATGGAACAGGTGGTCGCCGAGCTCAAGGGCGGGCGGACCAGCCCAGGAGAACAACATGCTCATTAG
- the mraY gene encoding phospho-N-acetylmuramoyl-pentapeptide-transferase produces MLISLAQWLQGLYPESLGFLRVFQYITFRAVMAAMTSLLIGLAFGPWVIRRLTELKIGQPIREYGVQAHIVKRGTPTMGGVLILLAIAISTLLWFDWSNRFVWIVMIVTMGFGAIGWVDDWRKVVQKNPEGMASGEKYLWQSLIGLVAALYLAFSVSETSNLRVLELFMRWVLSGFSNDLPPKADLIVPFFKTVSYPLGVFGFIFLTYFVIVGTSNAVNLTDGLDGLAIMPVVLVGSALGLFAYATGSSVFSKYLFLPHIPGAGELSIFCAALAGAGLAFLWFNAHPAQVFMGDVGALALGGALGTIAVIVRQEIVLGIMGGIFVVEALSVMVQVSWFKYTKKRTGTGRRILLMAPLHHHFEKKGWIETQVVIRFWIITMLLCLVGLSTLKLR; encoded by the coding sequence ATGCTCATTAGCCTCGCACAGTGGTTGCAGGGCCTTTATCCCGAGAGCCTCGGCTTCCTGCGGGTCTTCCAGTACATCACCTTCCGGGCCGTGATGGCGGCGATGACGTCGCTGCTGATCGGGCTGGCCTTCGGGCCGTGGGTGATCCGCCGACTCACCGAGCTGAAGATCGGCCAGCCGATCCGCGAATACGGCGTGCAGGCCCACATCGTCAAGCGCGGCACGCCGACCATGGGCGGCGTGCTGATCCTGCTGGCGATCGCCATCTCGACGCTGCTCTGGTTCGACTGGAGCAACCGCTTCGTCTGGATCGTGATGATCGTGACGATGGGCTTCGGCGCCATCGGCTGGGTCGACGACTGGCGCAAGGTGGTGCAGAAGAACCCCGAGGGCATGGCGTCCGGCGAGAAGTACCTGTGGCAATCGCTGATCGGGCTGGTCGCGGCGCTCTACCTCGCGTTCAGCGTGTCGGAGACCTCCAACCTGCGCGTGCTGGAGCTGTTCATGCGCTGGGTGCTGTCGGGCTTCTCGAACGACCTGCCGCCCAAGGCCGACCTGATCGTGCCGTTCTTCAAGACGGTGAGCTACCCGCTGGGTGTGTTCGGCTTCATCTTCCTGACCTACTTCGTCATCGTCGGCACGAGCAACGCGGTCAACCTGACCGACGGGCTGGACGGGCTGGCGATCATGCCGGTGGTGCTGGTCGGCTCGGCGCTCGGCCTGTTCGCCTATGCGACCGGCAGCTCGGTCTTCTCGAAGTACCTGTTCCTGCCGCACATCCCCGGCGCGGGCGAGCTGTCGATCTTCTGCGCGGCACTGGCCGGGGCCGGGCTGGCCTTCCTCTGGTTCAACGCCCACCCGGCGCAGGTCTTCATGGGCGATGTCGGCGCGCTGGCGCTGGGCGGCGCGCTGGGCACCATCGCGGTGATCGTGCGCCAGGAGATCGTGCTGGGCATCATGGGCGGCATCTTCGTGGTCGAGGCGCTCTCGGTCATGGTCCAGGTCAGCTGGTTCAAGTACACCAAGAAGCGCACCGGCACCGGCAGGCGCATCCTGCTGATGGCGCCGCTGCACCACCATTTCGAGAAGAAGGGCTGGATCGAGACGCAGGTGGTGATCCGCTTCTGGATCATCACGATGCTGCTGTGCCTCGTGGGCCTGTCCACCCTGAAGCTGCGCTGA
- the murD gene encoding UDP-N-acetylmuramoyl-L-alanine--D-glutamate ligase: MNALKDLSLLVLGLGDSGLAMARWAQRCGAARIVVADTREAPPKQAALASEVPEAEFHGGPLALSLLDGVALVLKSPGLSPLDPAIAPLLDAARARGTAVQGELSLFALALKDLQAAQGYAPKVIAITGTNGKTTTTSLTAQLAERAGLRVAMAGNIGPTLMDTLTAALEAGADALPEVWVLELSSFQLDGVTGFNPTAATVLNVTQDHLDWHGSMAAYAEAKARIFGPDTVRVINADDALVEAMAPKEPAANVVRFGLDVPRRVGDWGLVVESGMAWLVRAQAADDTPVKVRRGAVAPPVETTLQRLMPADALRIRGRHNAANALAALALATAAGVPLAPMLHGLREYRGEPHRVEFVATIDGIDAYDDSKGTNVGATVAALTGLGADRAPAKLVVLLGGDGKGQDFTPLAVPVERHARAVALIGRDAAAIGRVLQDVAVPMQTFSTLEDATRWCYTQARAGDAVLLSPACASLDMFRNYAHRAEVFIDTVHALASEHGELGA; this comes from the coding sequence ATGAATGCACTGAAGGACTTGTCGCTGCTGGTCCTGGGTCTGGGTGACTCGGGACTCGCGATGGCGCGCTGGGCGCAGCGCTGTGGCGCGGCGCGCATCGTGGTCGCCGACACGCGTGAGGCGCCGCCGAAGCAGGCGGCGCTGGCCAGCGAAGTGCCGGAGGCCGAGTTCCACGGCGGGCCGCTCGCGCTGTCGCTGCTGGACGGCGTGGCGCTGGTGCTCAAGAGCCCGGGTCTGTCGCCGCTGGATCCGGCGATCGCGCCGCTGCTGGACGCGGCGCGCGCACGCGGCACGGCGGTGCAGGGCGAGCTGTCGCTGTTCGCGCTGGCGCTGAAGGACCTGCAGGCCGCGCAAGGCTACGCGCCCAAGGTCATCGCCATCACTGGCACCAACGGCAAGACCACCACCACCTCGCTGACCGCGCAGCTCGCCGAGCGCGCCGGGCTGCGCGTGGCGATGGCCGGCAACATCGGCCCGACGCTGATGGACACGCTGACCGCGGCGCTGGAGGCCGGTGCCGACGCGCTGCCCGAGGTCTGGGTGCTCGAACTCTCCAGCTTCCAGCTCGACGGCGTCACTGGTTTCAACCCGACCGCCGCCACCGTGCTCAACGTGACGCAGGACCACCTCGACTGGCACGGCTCGATGGCCGCCTACGCCGAGGCCAAGGCGCGCATCTTCGGGCCGGACACCGTGCGGGTGATCAACGCCGACGACGCGCTGGTCGAAGCGATGGCACCGAAGGAGCCTGCGGCGAACGTGGTGCGTTTCGGGCTGGACGTTCCGCGCCGCGTGGGCGACTGGGGGCTGGTGGTGGAGAGCGGCATGGCGTGGCTGGTGCGCGCGCAGGCGGCGGATGACACGCCGGTCAAGGTGCGCCGGGGCGCGGTGGCGCCGCCGGTCGAGACCACGCTGCAGCGGCTGATGCCGGCCGACGCGCTGCGCATCCGGGGCCGCCACAACGCCGCCAACGCGCTGGCCGCGCTGGCACTGGCCACCGCGGCGGGCGTGCCGCTGGCGCCGATGCTGCACGGCCTGCGCGAATACCGCGGCGAGCCGCACCGTGTCGAGTTCGTCGCGACGATCGACGGCATCGATGCCTACGACGACAGCAAGGGCACCAACGTCGGCGCCACCGTGGCGGCGCTGACCGGCCTCGGCGCCGACCGCGCGCCCGCGAAGCTGGTTGTCCTCCTGGGCGGCGACGGCAAGGGCCAGGACTTCACGCCGCTGGCCGTCCCGGTCGAGCGCCACGCCCGTGCGGTCGCGCTGATCGGCCGCGACGCCGCCGCGATCGGCCGCGTGCTGCAGGATGTGGCCGTGCCGATGCAGACCTTCTCCACGCTCGAAGACGCCACCCGCTGGTGCTACACCCAGGCCCGCGCCGGCGACGCCGTGCTGCTCAGCCCCGCGTGCGCCAGCCTCGACATGTTCCGCAACTACGCCCACCGCGCCGAGGTCTTCATCGACACCGTGCACGCGCTGGCCAGCGAACACGGGGAGCTGGGCGCATGA
- the ftsW gene encoding putative lipid II flippase FtsW, whose translation MSANARGRLGDWWSRRTRADVPVRNWTAISSGTPTRWVGFDETLAWVIAGLLSLGLVMVYSASIQLPDNPKYVNYTSSYFLMRHILSITLAIVAACATLAIPMRTWEKMAPWLFVAALLLLVMVLIPGIGRVVNRSRRWIPLGVMNFQPSELAKLAMAMYAANYMVRKMDVKESFTRAVLPMAIALGVIGLLLLAEPDMGAFIVIALIAVGILFLGGVNGKVFAIMIATLLGALLSIIWLSPIRWERIKAFWNPWDEANAMGKAYQLTHSLIAFGRGEVFGQGLGQSVEKLHYLPEAHTDFLLAIIGEELGLIGVLAVILAFFWMVRRIFIIGRQAIALDRVFSGLTTQGIGLWVGGQSFINMGVNLGVLPTKGLTLPLLSYGGSAIILTCVALAVVLRVDMENRQILRGGGSRER comes from the coding sequence ATGAGCGCGAACGCACGGGGCCGGCTCGGCGACTGGTGGAGCCGCCGCACGCGCGCCGACGTGCCGGTGCGCAACTGGACCGCGATCTCCTCCGGCACGCCCACGCGCTGGGTCGGCTTCGACGAGACGCTGGCCTGGGTCATCGCGGGTTTGCTCTCGCTCGGGCTGGTGATGGTGTATTCGGCCTCGATCCAGCTGCCGGACAACCCGAAGTACGTCAACTACACGTCCAGCTACTTCCTGATGCGCCACATCCTGTCGATCACGCTGGCCATCGTGGCCGCGTGCGCGACGCTGGCCATCCCCATGCGGACCTGGGAAAAGATGGCGCCGTGGCTGTTCGTGGCGGCGCTGCTGCTGCTGGTCATGGTGCTGATCCCGGGCATCGGGCGGGTCGTGAACCGCTCGCGGCGCTGGATTCCGCTCGGGGTGATGAACTTCCAGCCCAGCGAACTCGCCAAGCTCGCCATGGCCATGTACGCCGCCAACTACATGGTGCGCAAGATGGACGTGAAGGAGAGCTTCACCCGCGCCGTGCTGCCGATGGCGATCGCGCTGGGCGTGATCGGGCTGCTGCTGCTGGCCGAGCCCGACATGGGCGCCTTCATCGTCATCGCGCTGATCGCGGTCGGCATCCTGTTCCTGGGCGGCGTGAACGGCAAGGTGTTCGCGATCATGATCGCCACGCTGCTGGGTGCATTGCTGTCGATCATCTGGCTGTCGCCGATCCGCTGGGAGCGCATCAAGGCGTTCTGGAATCCGTGGGACGAAGCCAACGCGATGGGCAAGGCCTACCAGCTCACCCATTCGCTGATCGCCTTCGGCCGTGGCGAGGTGTTCGGTCAGGGGCTGGGCCAGTCGGTCGAGAAGCTGCACTACCTGCCCGAAGCCCACACCGACTTCCTGCTGGCCATCATCGGCGAGGAACTGGGCCTGATCGGCGTGCTGGCGGTGATCCTGGCGTTCTTCTGGATGGTGCGCCGCATCTTCATCATCGGGCGCCAGGCCATCGCGCTGGACCGGGTCTTCTCCGGACTGACCACGCAGGGCATCGGCCTGTGGGTTGGCGGGCAGTCCTTCATCAACATGGGCGTGAACCTGGGCGTGCTGCCGACCAAGGGGCTGACGCTGCCGCTGCTGAGCTACGGCGGCTCGGCCATCATCCTGACCTGCGTGGCGCTGGCCGTGGTGCTGCGGGTGGACATGGAAAACCGCCAGATCCTGCGCGGCGGAGGCAGCCGTGAGCGCTGA
- the murG gene encoding undecaprenyldiphospho-muramoylpentapeptide beta-N-acetylglucosaminyltransferase — protein MAAGTGGHIMPGLAVARELQARGWQVSWLGTSHGMENRLVPPSGLPMDTIDFAGLRGKGAFGALRGGVQLLKALVACRGILKRRQADAVLGMGGYVCFPGGLVAHWLKRPLVLVNADAGLLLSNRSLLKFADRVAFGFDGEAARSVPQGIVTGNPVRAEIEAIAPPAQRFAGRTGPLRVLVVGGSLGAQVLNETLPRALARLSAAERPVVTHQTGLAHHEKVRAAYAQAGLLDLDHGSAGVEVVPFIDDMARRLADCDLIVCRAGAVTVSELCAAGVPSVLVPLVVSTTAHQRDNAQWMAQHDAGLHLPQTELTPERLADLLRHLDRPRLLRMAEQARALALPHAAQRVADEIEQLTQTSTRTS, from the coding sequence ATGGCCGCCGGAACGGGCGGCCACATCATGCCGGGGCTGGCGGTTGCGCGCGAGCTGCAGGCGCGCGGCTGGCAGGTGAGCTGGCTGGGCACGTCGCATGGCATGGAGAACCGGTTGGTCCCGCCGTCCGGCCTGCCGATGGACACGATCGACTTCGCCGGCCTGCGCGGCAAGGGCGCATTCGGCGCGCTGCGCGGCGGCGTGCAACTCCTGAAGGCGCTGGTCGCCTGCCGCGGCATCCTGAAGCGCCGACAGGCCGATGCCGTGCTGGGCATGGGCGGCTATGTCTGTTTCCCCGGCGGGCTGGTGGCGCACTGGCTGAAGCGCCCGCTGGTGCTGGTCAATGCGGATGCGGGGCTGCTGCTGTCGAACCGCTCGCTGCTGAAGTTCGCCGACCGGGTCGCCTTCGGCTTCGACGGCGAGGCGGCGCGTTCGGTGCCGCAGGGCATCGTGACCGGCAACCCGGTGCGCGCCGAGATCGAGGCCATCGCGCCACCGGCACAGCGTTTCGCGGGCCGCACCGGGCCGCTGCGCGTGCTGGTCGTCGGTGGCAGCCTGGGGGCGCAGGTGCTCAACGAGACGCTGCCGCGGGCGCTGGCGCGGCTGTCGGCGGCCGAGCGTCCCGTCGTCACCCACCAGACCGGTCTGGCGCACCACGAGAAGGTGCGCGCCGCCTATGCGCAGGCCGGGCTGCTCGACCTCGACCACGGCTCGGCCGGTGTCGAGGTCGTGCCCTTCATCGACGACATGGCGCGCCGGCTGGCCGACTGCGACCTGATCGTCTGCCGCGCGGGCGCGGTGACGGTCAGCGAGCTGTGCGCGGCGGGGGTCCCCTCGGTATTGGTGCCGCTGGTCGTGAGCACGACGGCCCACCAGCGCGACAATGCGCAGTGGATGGCGCAGCACGACGCCGGCCTCCACCTGCCGCAGACCGAGCTGACGCCCGAGCGGCTGGCCGACCTGCTGCGCCACCTCGACCGGCCCCGCCTGCTGCGGATGGCGGAGCAGGCCCGCGCGCTGGCGCTGCCGCACGCCGCGCAGCGCGTGGCCGACGAGATCGAACAACTCACCCAGACCTCCACCCGGACTTCATGA
- the murC gene encoding UDP-N-acetylmuramate--L-alanine ligase has translation MKHAVKHIHFVGVGGAGMSGIAEILHNLGYVVSGSDQSDGAVTRRLAELGIRIHVGHDAAHIAGAQAVVTSTAVKGDNPEVIAARAQRIPVVPRAVMLAELMRLKQGIAIAGTHGKTTTTSLVTSVLAEAGVDPTFVIGGKLNAAGANSALGSGDYIVVEADESDASFLNLLPILAVVTNIDADHMDTYGHDFARLKAAFVDFLHKMPFYGAAVLCSDDPGVRSIMPMISRPVITYGLGEDAQVRAVDVQALPGGQMRFTCQRRNGEALADLHITLNLPGEHNVRNALAAIAIATELELPDAPIAAALAKFSGVGRRFQRWGDHPASHGGSFTLIDDYGHHPVEMAATIAAARGAFPGQRLVLAFQPHRYTRTRDCFEDFVKVLGTADAVLLTEVYSAGESPIVAADGRALVRALRVAGKVDPLFIDDIADLPQTIAEQALAGDVVIAMGAGTIGGVPARVVELVGGRA, from the coding sequence ATGAAACACGCGGTCAAGCACATCCATTTCGTCGGCGTCGGTGGCGCCGGCATGAGCGGCATCGCCGAGATCCTGCACAACCTGGGCTACGTGGTGTCCGGCTCCGACCAGTCGGATGGCGCCGTGACGCGCCGGCTGGCCGAACTCGGCATCCGCATCCACGTCGGCCACGACGCCGCGCACATCGCCGGCGCGCAGGCGGTGGTGACCTCGACCGCCGTGAAGGGCGACAACCCCGAAGTGATCGCCGCCCGGGCGCAGCGCATCCCGGTGGTGCCGCGCGCGGTGATGCTGGCCGAGCTGATGCGCCTGAAGCAGGGCATCGCCATCGCCGGCACCCACGGCAAGACGACCACCACCTCGCTGGTCACCAGCGTGCTGGCCGAGGCCGGTGTCGATCCGACCTTCGTCATCGGCGGCAAGCTGAACGCGGCCGGGGCGAACTCGGCGCTCGGCTCGGGCGACTACATCGTCGTCGAGGCGGACGAATCGGACGCGTCCTTCCTCAACCTGCTGCCCATCCTGGCCGTCGTCACCAACATCGACGCCGACCACATGGACACCTACGGCCACGACTTCGCCCGGCTGAAGGCGGCCTTCGTCGATTTCCTGCACAAGATGCCGTTCTACGGCGCGGCCGTGCTGTGCAGCGACGATCCTGGCGTGCGCTCGATCATGCCGATGATCTCCCGCCCGGTGATTACCTACGGGCTGGGCGAGGACGCGCAGGTGCGTGCCGTGGACGTGCAGGCGCTGCCCGGCGGCCAGATGCGCTTCACCTGCCAGCGCCGCAACGGCGAGGCGCTGGCTGACCTGCACATCACGCTCAACCTGCCCGGCGAGCACAACGTGCGCAACGCGCTGGCGGCGATTGCCATCGCCACCGAACTGGAGCTGCCGGATGCGCCCATCGCGGCTGCGCTGGCGAAGTTCAGCGGTGTGGGGCGTCGCTTCCAGCGCTGGGGCGACCACCCGGCCAGCCACGGTGGCAGCTTCACGCTGATCGACGACTACGGCCACCACCCGGTCGAGATGGCCGCGACGATCGCCGCCGCGCGCGGCGCCTTCCCGGGCCAGCGCCTCGTGCTGGCCTTCCAGCCGCACCGCTACACCCGCACCCGCGACTGCTTCGAGGACTTCGTCAAGGTGCTCGGCACCGCGGACGCCGTGCTGCTGACCGAGGTCTACTCGGCCGGCGAATCGCCCATCGTCGCGGCCGATGGCCGGGCGCTGGTGCGCGCGCTGCGCGTGGCGGGCAAGGTCGATCCGCTGTTCATCGACGACATCGCCGACCTGCCGCAGACCATCGCCGAGCAGGCGCTGGCCGGCGACGTGGTCATCGCGATGGGCGCGGGCACGATCGGCGGCGTGCCGGCGCGTGTGGTGGAACTGGTTGGAGGGCGTGCGTGA
- a CDS encoding D-alanine--D-alanine ligase yields the protein MAEPMNIDPRSLGKVAVLLGGTSAEREVSLMSGAGVLQALQSQGVDAHAFDPAERDLHELKEQGFARCFIALHGRHGEDGCVQGALEMMGLPFTGSGVMASAIAMDKVMTKRVWLAEGLPTPRHVWLAPDQQDVAAIAAMPAQLGLPLIIKPPREGSSIGVTKVTAAADLPAAVAESLRFDPDVLGEEFIQGEEITCPVLGEGASARALPVIRIVPPEAGYDYQNKYFTDDVRYLCPSGLPEAEEREIQRIVLAAYRSLGCRGWGRADLMIRASDRQPFLLEMNTSPGMTGHSLVPMSARAAGISYEQLCLRLLAAARTDSARPQMA from the coding sequence ATGGCCGAGCCGATGAACATCGATCCGCGCAGCCTGGGCAAGGTGGCCGTGCTGCTGGGCGGCACCTCGGCCGAGCGCGAGGTCTCGCTGATGAGCGGCGCGGGCGTGCTGCAGGCGCTGCAGTCGCAAGGGGTCGACGCCCATGCCTTCGACCCGGCCGAGCGCGACCTGCACGAACTCAAGGAGCAGGGCTTCGCGCGCTGTTTCATCGCGCTGCACGGCCGCCACGGCGAGGATGGCTGTGTCCAGGGCGCGCTGGAGATGATGGGCCTCCCGTTCACCGGCTCCGGCGTGATGGCCTCGGCGATCGCGATGGACAAGGTCATGACCAAGCGGGTCTGGCTCGCAGAAGGGCTGCCGACGCCGCGCCACGTCTGGCTCGCGCCGGACCAGCAGGACGTGGCGGCGATTGCCGCCATGCCCGCGCAGCTCGGTTTGCCGCTGATCATCAAGCCGCCGCGCGAGGGCTCGTCGATCGGCGTGACCAAGGTGACGGCGGCGGCGGACCTGCCCGCGGCGGTGGCCGAGTCGCTGCGCTTCGACCCGGACGTGCTCGGCGAGGAGTTCATCCAGGGCGAGGAGATCACCTGCCCGGTGCTGGGCGAGGGCGCCAGTGCCCGTGCGCTGCCCGTCATCCGCATCGTGCCGCCCGAGGCGGGCTACGACTACCAGAACAAGTACTTCACCGACGACGTGCGCTACCTCTGTCCGAGCGGCCTGCCCGAGGCCGAGGAGCGCGAGATCCAGCGCATCGTGCTGGCGGCCTACCGCTCGCTCGGTTGCCGCGGCTGGGGCCGGGCCGACCTGATGATCCGCGCCAGCGACCGCCAGCCTTTCCTGCTGGAGATGAATACCTCGCCCGGCATGACCGGTCACTCGCTGGTGCCGATGTCGGCGCGGGCGGCGGGCATCAGCTACGAGCAGCTCTGCCTGCGGCTGCTGGCCGCGGCCCGCACCGACAGCGCGCGGCCGCAGATGGCCTGA